The Bacteroidota bacterium genome segment TGTTAATATCATTTGACAGCTCTACCCGATCATACCAAAAATTATAATGATAGTTCTTATCTCCATAAGTGGCTACACCCAGTTTAACATTCGAAAATGTAGAAAGATAATCCATAATAGTATTGAGGCTCTTTTTTACTTTTTCAATATCATCCCACATGCTGTAGGTTTTATCGATAACAAAAACAATATCTGTTCCGTCATTCACCCTGGATGTAAGTATATTCATGATGGACGAGGCGACACTATCGGCGTTATCCGCAAAAAATGTTTTTCCATGTAAATTCTCGCTCAGGGTTGTGAAAAAACTAACGGCCATCTCATCATAATTCAACGCGTCATAAACCGACCTGATGGAATTCAGCGAATCGATCGTTGACTGATCAATAGTATAGTGAACAATTGTAGTGTTTTCAGCAGCATTAAAGCCCATTTCTCCTTTGTACTTATCCGACACCCGCTTTAAAAAGGATCCCGCTGATTTTTCAGCAGGCAGATAAGTATGCTCCTGCCCTTGCTGCCCTGCCGCAAAACCCGTGAGTTCTTTCTTATCATCCGGCAATGGTGTTGAAATATTATTTCCATTCGAATGAAGTGTGTTTTCCATTGCATCATGTGTACACGATACATTGAAGAGAACCAGAAAAAGGGAAAGAATAACAGATATGTTCCTGAGTACCCTCACAAAATTGTATACTGATTTATAAGTAAAGGATGCCATTTTAGTATGATTCGTTTAAATGAAAACGCATGAAACAAGAACGGTATTTCTTCTATATTTGGTATTTATTATTACCTAAATAAATATTCTCCGAATTTCAGAACACATCTAAGCTAATAAAGACAAGGGGAATTTGCAAAAAAAGGTCGTTTTTTTGCTTTTTATTGTAATAATAAAGGTTTCAGACTACTTTTTTTTCATAACAACCTGAAAACATCTGTAGTTTTTGCAGTTCCATGGTCTGAATTTTTATGTTCGGGGACGAAAGCATCCGAAAATTTCTACCCTGATCATACCTTAATATCATGGTATAATTTTTGTCAACCAGCACAAAATGGTATCTCACCAGCAAAAAATACAGCATTTATTTTTGCGCGCAGCTTTTGGCGAAACGCTGGAAACTATCCACACTTTAATGACTAAACCACTTCCTGTCCT includes the following:
- a CDS encoding VWA domain-containing protein produces the protein MASFTYKSVYNFVRVLRNISVILSLFLVLFNVSCTHDAMENTLHSNGNNISTPLPDDKKELTGFAAGQQGQEHTYLPAEKSAGSFLKRVSDKYKGEMGFNAAENTTIVHYTIDQSTIDSLNSIRSVYDALNYDEMAVSFFTTLSENLHGKTFFADNADSVASSIMNILTSRVNDGTDIVFVIDKTYSMWDDIEKVKKSLNTIMDYLSTFSNVKLGVATYGDKNYHYNFWYDRVELSNDINRVRGYVNNITVMENPDTPESVNDAILKTVQEINWTPGNKRMMIVIGDAPSQEPPLSDYSTDFVVKKCKEMNVKFNLYPIIIAVDGHAKTPAESAGPDLLTHIYPNPVVNNLRVEMNQQGDYLIEVIDEGGKVVMNKEERSIKASNLDFGQVPNGKYFVRVLSEKNNTSTASIVIVQR